A single region of the Solwaraspora sp. WMMD791 genome encodes:
- a CDS encoding DUF2267 domain-containing protein gives MTVRLVRPTTTIWQWDVAVLRTLVEALPAGEAALLVDALPPLLAIAARPDDHADHGDQGSDQVELVELVRRVRRRTATYDLDDDAVREEIRAALGRVAGHCPAGLLYRLQLPLPDDVRALFPEPVRVHAVGTG, from the coding sequence ATGACGGTGCGGCTGGTCCGGCCGACCACCACGATCTGGCAGTGGGACGTGGCGGTGCTGCGTACCCTCGTCGAGGCCCTGCCCGCCGGTGAGGCCGCGCTGCTGGTCGACGCCCTTCCGCCGCTGCTGGCCATCGCCGCCCGGCCCGACGACCACGCCGACCACGGCGACCAGGGCAGCGACCAGGTCGAGTTGGTCGAGTTGGTCCGCCGGGTCCGGCGACGCACCGCGACCTACGACCTCGACGACGACGCGGTACGCGAGGAGATCCGCGCCGCGCTGGGCCGCGTCGCCGGCCACTGCCCGGCCGGGCTGCTCTACCGGCTGCAGCTACCGCTGCCCGACGACGTCCGTGCCCTGTTCCCGGAGCCGGTCCGGGTGCACGCCGTCGGCACCGGTTAA
- a CDS encoding MarR family winged helix-turn-helix transcriptional regulator: MATQADPLSGSDAELIALGKQFGVFHRSVHMFYQRLRFDPPLERAAYTLLVRVADRPARLSVLAEDMALDLSTVSRQVAALEAAGLATRTPDPTDRRASVIAPTPLGQEVFTRNRAIWVNAMRELLADWTPDEATEFKRLLTRLNETINARYGGTDPADRCPRVEEEKP, encoded by the coding sequence GTGGCGACGCAGGCCGACCCACTGAGCGGATCCGACGCCGAACTGATCGCACTGGGCAAGCAGTTCGGCGTCTTCCACCGCTCGGTGCACATGTTCTACCAGCGGTTGCGCTTCGACCCGCCGTTGGAGCGGGCGGCGTACACCCTGTTGGTGCGGGTCGCCGACCGGCCGGCGCGACTCAGCGTGCTCGCCGAGGACATGGCGTTGGACCTGTCCACGGTCAGCCGCCAGGTGGCCGCCCTGGAGGCCGCCGGCCTGGCCACCCGTACCCCGGATCCGACCGACCGGCGGGCCAGCGTGATCGCCCCGACGCCGCTCGGCCAGGAGGTCTTCACCCGCAACCGGGCCATCTGGGTGAACGCGATGCGCGAGTTGCTGGCCGACTGGACCCCGGACGAGGCGACCGAGTTCAAACGCCTGCTCACCCGGCTGAACGAAACGATCAACGCCCGCTACGGGGGGACCGATCCGGCGGACCGGTGTCCGCGGGTGGAAGAGGAGAAGCCGTGA
- the rfaE2 gene encoding D-glycero-beta-D-manno-heptose 1-phosphate adenylyltransferase yields the protein MGPSPTDPRHLAGIVDRWVGRPVLVVGDAMLDEWRFAISTRLCREAPAPVLALDHRQIAAGGAANTAVNLAALGARPLLVAPIGVDPIGDQVARCLHQAGVQDRMVAQPGARTPVKRRLIAADQILLREDEGDLFGTRPAATERLLAAIAASTEQIRLGPATGPAGPDRPDLVICDYGLGGLAEPVRRWLIDNRHRYGTVALDAHDLRQWAGLRPTVITPSIAEAALAVGHAVPDHHRTDAARSLLPRLRAATGSEVVAVTLDVDGAVVDDGHGPAHHSPTTPVPASRAVGAGDAYLAALTLAVSVGAAGPAAAELAQRAAALTVRDIGTCVCHRETLLATLTDAGTDPADLVDQVRTARAAGARIVFTNGCFDVLHRGHVTYLAEAAALGDLLIVAVNSDDSVRRLKGPDRPVNPVEDRVAVLTALTCVDHVVTFEEDSPAALIERIRPDVYVKGGDYPPEMVPEAPLVRRLGGEVHILGYVADRSTSAIIDRIRAEHVDVRGGT from the coding sequence ATGGGCCCCTCACCCACCGACCCACGGCACCTGGCCGGCATCGTCGACCGCTGGGTCGGCCGGCCAGTCCTCGTCGTCGGCGACGCGATGCTCGACGAATGGCGCTTCGCCATATCCACCCGGCTGTGCCGGGAGGCGCCCGCCCCGGTGCTCGCCCTCGACCACCGGCAGATCGCTGCCGGCGGGGCCGCCAACACCGCTGTCAACCTGGCCGCCCTCGGAGCCCGGCCGTTGCTGGTCGCCCCGATCGGCGTCGACCCGATCGGCGACCAGGTGGCCCGCTGCCTGCACCAGGCCGGCGTCCAGGACCGGATGGTCGCCCAGCCGGGAGCCCGTACCCCGGTGAAACGCCGGCTGATCGCCGCCGACCAGATCCTGCTGCGCGAGGACGAAGGCGACCTGTTCGGTACGCGGCCCGCCGCCACCGAGCGACTGCTCGCCGCGATCGCCGCCAGCACCGAGCAGATCCGACTCGGCCCCGCCACCGGCCCGGCCGGACCCGACCGCCCCGACCTGGTGATCTGCGACTACGGGCTCGGCGGCCTGGCCGAGCCGGTCCGGCGCTGGCTGATCGACAACCGGCACCGCTACGGCACCGTCGCCCTCGACGCCCACGACCTGCGCCAGTGGGCGGGACTGCGGCCCACCGTGATCACCCCCAGCATCGCCGAAGCGGCCCTGGCCGTCGGTCACGCCGTACCCGATCATCACCGCACCGACGCGGCGCGGTCGCTGCTGCCCCGGCTGCGGGCCGCCACCGGCTCCGAGGTGGTCGCGGTGACCCTGGACGTCGACGGCGCGGTCGTCGACGACGGCCACGGCCCGGCCCACCACAGCCCGACCACCCCGGTCCCGGCCAGCCGGGCCGTCGGCGCCGGCGACGCCTACCTGGCCGCCCTCACCCTCGCCGTCAGCGTCGGTGCCGCCGGCCCGGCCGCAGCCGAGCTGGCCCAACGCGCCGCCGCGCTCACCGTCCGCGACATCGGCACCTGCGTATGCCACCGGGAAACGCTGCTCGCCACTCTCACCGACGCCGGCACCGACCCGGCCGACCTCGTCGACCAGGTCCGCACCGCCCGCGCCGCCGGCGCCCGGATCGTCTTCACCAACGGCTGCTTCGACGTCCTGCACCGCGGCCACGTCACCTACCTCGCCGAGGCCGCCGCCCTCGGCGACCTGCTGATCGTCGCCGTCAACTCCGACGACAGCGTCCGCCGGCTGAAGGGACCCGACCGGCCGGTCAACCCGGTCGAGGACCGGGTCGCCGTCCTGACCGCGCTGACCTGCGTCGACCACGTCGTGACCTTCGAGGAGGACTCACCGGCGGCGCTGATCGAACGGATCCGGCCCGACGTCTACGTCAAGGGCGGCGACTACCCGCCGGAGATGGTGCCCGAAGCGCCCCTGGTCCGCCGGCTCGGCGGCGAGGTGCACATCCTCGGCTACGTCGCCGACCGCTCCACCTCGGCGATCATCGACCGGATCCGGGCCGAGCACGTCGACGTACGAGGTGGCACGTGA
- a CDS encoding glycosyltransferase family A protein, translating into MSRPLSPGDPAEFRRNRLLDVLIPTRNRPAELATTLAGLAAQELPEEFGVVVSDQSDGGPAWAEPAPASMVRALRHTGHPVLLTRRLPRRGLAEHRAYLLSLSTARLVLLLDDDVWLAPGTVDRLVTALRELRCGFVGNAVHGLSYLDDVRPQDHDAYVEWDGRPEPERILPGTAQWQRARLHSAANLLHVTERLRLRPDEWRAYRVSWIGGCVLFDRAKLVAAGGFDFWRQMPPDHQGEDVAAQLAVLRRYGGAGIVPSGAYHLESPTTVTERRVECWQLLLDDADEAGETGEAGERQQRRHQEVRR; encoded by the coding sequence GTGAGCCGACCACTGTCCCCCGGCGACCCGGCCGAGTTCCGCCGCAACCGGCTGCTCGACGTACTGATCCCGACCCGCAACCGGCCCGCCGAACTGGCCACCACCCTCGCCGGGCTGGCCGCCCAGGAGCTGCCGGAGGAGTTCGGCGTCGTGGTCAGCGACCAGTCCGACGGTGGGCCGGCGTGGGCCGAACCGGCCCCGGCCAGCATGGTCCGGGCGCTGCGGCACACTGGTCACCCGGTGCTGCTCACCCGCCGGCTGCCCCGACGCGGGCTGGCCGAACACCGGGCGTACCTGCTCAGCCTCTCCACCGCCCGGCTGGTGCTGCTGCTCGACGACGACGTCTGGCTGGCCCCCGGCACCGTGGACCGGCTGGTCACCGCGCTGCGCGAGCTGCGCTGCGGCTTCGTCGGCAACGCCGTACACGGATTGTCCTACCTGGACGACGTACGGCCGCAGGACCACGACGCGTACGTCGAGTGGGACGGCCGGCCGGAGCCGGAACGGATCCTGCCCGGCACCGCGCAGTGGCAGCGGGCCCGACTGCACTCCGCCGCCAACCTGCTGCACGTCACCGAACGACTGCGGCTGCGCCCCGACGAATGGCGGGCGTACCGGGTCTCCTGGATCGGCGGCTGCGTGCTGTTCGACCGGGCCAAACTGGTCGCCGCCGGCGGCTTCGACTTCTGGCGGCAGATGCCCCCCGACCACCAGGGCGAGGACGTCGCCGCCCAGCTCGCGGTGCTGCGCCGCTACGGCGGCGCCGGCATCGTGCCCAGCGGCGCCTACCACCTCGAATCGCCGACGACCGTCACCGAACGGCGGGTCGAGTGCTGGCAACTGCTGCTCGACGACGCCGACGAGGCCGGCGAAACCGGCGAGGCCGGCGAACGCCAGCAGCGACGACACCAGGAGGTACGGCGATGA